The following proteins are co-located in the Rhodococcus opacus B4 genome:
- the moaA gene encoding GTP 3',8-cyclase MoaA, translated as MTTVEMGIPTVRRSVSLAGRPDVDHLVDRFGRVARDLRVSITEKCSLRCTYCMPEEGLPAIPAQNLLTASEIVRLVDIAVHRLGVREVRFTGGEPLMRVDLEQMIAGCAERVPGVPLAMTTNAVGLEHRADGLARAGLTRVNVSLDSVDREHFARLTRRDRLPSVMAGIRAAARAGLAPMKINAVLMPETLSGAADLLEWCLREGVTLRFIEEMPLDADHEWARENMVTADRLLAVLGERFTLTEHGREDPSAPAEEWLVDGGPATVGIIASVTRSFCSDCDRTRLTAEGTVRSCLFSDQEIDLRSALRSGADDEELAQLWRGAMWNKWAGHGINADGFAPPQRSMGAIGG; from the coding sequence ATGACGACGGTGGAGATGGGTATCCCGACCGTCCGGCGTTCGGTGTCGCTCGCGGGCAGGCCGGATGTCGACCACCTGGTCGACCGGTTCGGCCGGGTCGCGCGCGACCTGCGGGTCTCCATCACCGAGAAGTGCTCGCTGCGCTGCACGTACTGCATGCCCGAGGAAGGGCTGCCCGCCATCCCGGCGCAGAACCTCCTCACCGCGAGCGAGATCGTCCGGCTCGTCGACATCGCCGTCCACCGCCTCGGCGTGCGCGAGGTCCGGTTCACCGGGGGCGAGCCACTGATGCGGGTGGATCTCGAGCAGATGATCGCCGGCTGCGCCGAGCGCGTGCCGGGAGTCCCGCTGGCGATGACCACCAACGCGGTCGGTCTCGAGCACCGCGCGGACGGGCTCGCCCGCGCCGGACTGACACGGGTCAACGTCTCCCTCGACTCGGTCGATCGCGAGCACTTCGCGAGACTGACGAGGCGTGATCGACTGCCTTCGGTGATGGCCGGTATCCGCGCCGCAGCCAGGGCGGGACTGGCACCGATGAAGATCAATGCGGTGCTGATGCCCGAAACACTCAGCGGAGCGGCCGACCTGCTGGAGTGGTGCCTGCGCGAGGGTGTCACGCTGCGGTTCATCGAGGAGATGCCGCTCGACGCCGATCACGAGTGGGCCCGCGAGAACATGGTCACCGCCGACCGGTTACTGGCCGTCCTCGGCGAGCGGTTCACGCTCACCGAACACGGGAGAGAAGATCCGTCGGCGCCTGCCGAGGAGTGGCTCGTCGACGGCGGACCGGCCACGGTCGGAATCATCGCGTCCGTCACCCGGTCGTTCTGCTCGGACTGCGACCGCACCCGCCTCACCGCCGAAGGAACGGTACGGTCGTGCCTGTTCAGTGACCAGGAGATCGACCTGCGGTCGGCGCTGCGGTCGGGTGCGGACGACGAGGAGTTGGCGCAGTTGTGGCGCGGCG